The Coffea arabica cultivar ET-39 chromosome 6e, Coffea Arabica ET-39 HiFi, whole genome shotgun sequence genome contains the following window.
ATACTAAATTTAATAGGGGTgccaattttcgacacgacctgaaaacacgacacgaacctaacacgaaattaatgggtttgggttgaggttttgggaattcgggtcagaatcgggttggacccgatgaacccgaaaagaaaacaggtcgatttcgggtcaacccgtggtgacctgatatgacccgatatgacccgtttacgaattaaaaataatttaataaatataaaaataatttaataaatataaaaataattttatctaactaacctaagttattcttttttttaaaggcattaattacttaatcataaatgaatttatttaatttgtgtgaagttgaaattattatatttggacaaataatatattatattattttttacttttatactgttttaatttattttatattttgtttgggataaaacacttttacggtgtttaatttattttagatttggtttgaaattacttatttaaatttttattacttgattatgtaattagttttgtgagaaattgattttattagaaattacagtgataaattaataaattaaaattaagtttcgggtcatttcggatcgacccgccaacccgtcaacctgaaattttcgagttcgggtcagcatacctgacccgtcacgggttggcgagtcgggttcgggtcaacagattttctggcgggttgacccgaacccgacccgccaacctgatttggacccgaattgccacccctaaaaTTTAATAACatcaccatcaaattccatagtCAATGTGCCAGTgaaaacatcaatttttgttctaGCAGTTTTCAAAAATGGTCTCCCTAACAGTATTGGAGATGAATTAGAATTATCATCCTCCATATCAAGCACATAAAAATCTGCAGGAAAAATCAAATTATCAATTTGCACTAAAATATCCTCCAAAACTCCATCAGGATAGGCATTTGATCGATCAGCCAGTTGAATTATTACGCCCGTCTCTTTTAAAGGCCCAATGTTCATCAAATTATAAATAGAACGAGGCATAACATTTATCGAAGCACCCAAATCCAACAtagctttttcaattttaatattACCTATTTTGCAAGGGACagtaaacatacctgggtcCTTGCATTTAGGAGGCAATTTTTTCTGCAAAACTGCCGAAACATTTTCTCCCATATGCACTTTCTCGTTTCCTTTCAACTTTTTCTTACCAGTGCATAACTCCTTCAAAAATTTAGCATATCTAGGAATTTGCTTAATTGCATCTAAAAGAGGGATATTTACCTCAACTTTTCGAAAAGTGTCCAAAATCTCCTGTTCTTGCTCTTGCTTTTTGGACTTTGCCAGTCGACTAGGAAATGGAGGCGGAGGTGTAACCACTTGTGttgatttttctccaaaatctggTTGTTCCAAGGCTCTAGGTTGAGACACATTCCCCTCTTTTTCGAGCTCTTCCTTGATTGCTtgttcagaaattttcttgctcGGCTCAGGCAACTCTTTGCCACTTCTTAATGTGATGGCACTAGCATTTTGCTTGGGGTTGACAATTGTCTGTGAAAGGTAGCTTTCCAGATAATTGGGACTCCAATCTATTGACTGTGGAAGCTAACTGGCTCATTTGATTCTCCAAATTATGAATGCTAGTTTTCGTCTCCTGTTGAAATTGTTGAGTGTTAGTAGCCAAAGATTTCACAATATCCTCAAGTGACATACCTGATTTAGGAGCAGGTTGTTGCTGTGAAAGTTGAGGTCTAGGTTGATATTGTGACTGTTGTGGAAATCCTGGTGGCCTTACTGCATAATTAAAATTAGGATGATCCCTCCATCCTGGATTATAGGTGTTTGCATAGGGATCATACCGTCTCTGAGGTGGTCCTGGAAATCCAACTGCATTAGCCTGCTCAGTCGAATCATCTTGGAGTGTGGGGCACATATCTGTTGGATGACTCGAACCATAGCAGATTCCACATGTTTTCAATTGCTGCATTTGTCCTATAGCTAACTTTTCAACCAAAGAAGTTAGACAATCTAATCTTTGCTCTATTGAAGAATTACTTACCTCATTGACTCTACGAGTCGTGTTATCCTGTCTGTCTCCAAATTGTTGAGCATTTGCAGCCATACTCGATATCAAATTTCTTGCCTCCGTGGGTGTTTTATTCACTAAGGAGCCCCCACTGGCAGCATCAATAATTCTTCTGTCAGTTTGGGACAGACCCTCATAAAAATACTGGATGAGGAGTTGGTCAGGAATTTGATGATGAGGACAACTAGCACATAGTTGCTTGAATCTTTCCCAATATTCATGTAGAGTCTCTCCATTGAATTGTCGAATTCCACAGATGTCTTTCCTAATGCTTGCAGCTCGGGATGCAGGAaagaatttttttagaaaatgctTCTTCATGTCTATCCATGTGGATATTGACCCAGAGGGCAGATAATAGAGCCAATCCTTAGCTTTATCGGCTAAGGAAAATGGAAAGGCTCTTAATTTAATTTGCTCCTCTGTGACTCCCTGGGGTTTCATTGTCGAGCAAACCACATGGAATTCTTTGAGATGCTTATGGGGATCTTCACCTGGTAAGCCATGAAAAGAAGGAAGTAAATGGATTAGTCCAGATTTTAACTCAAATGCAACCTCTAATGTAGGATAAGTAATGCATAGGGGCTGTTGATTTAAATCTGGTGCAGCCAATTCTCTCAATGTCCGTTCATTAGCCATGGTGCTATTTATCTCTTCCGTCTCACTAAATGAATCTACAAAATCTACTACTGAATTATGTCCAGTAGATGAGGAGGATGCCTCTGCTCGTTCTCTTGTTGCTTTTCTCAATGCACGAGCAGTCTTCTCTATCTCAGGATTATATTGCAGttcacctgtacgagaagatcTAGGCATAAACcagtaacaataaaaataaaaataaaaataaaataaaaataaacaaagaaaataaaattcaaagaaaataaatttattttgacaccaagtccccggcaacggcgccaaaatttgttgggtgtcaaaccagcaaaaataaaatttctacTCTTAAGTCACGAATTAAGTCCACtatggtactggagcagggacttaggctgtgcaatgggttactagcTTCACCCTGGTGccagagtttgcttgatccgatataccaaagTATATTAATTACGTGAAAGACAAAATTCGAATATAGCAgcgagcagggtcgaatccacagggacttggGAATTTAT
Protein-coding sequences here:
- the LOC140009989 gene encoding uncharacterized protein; its protein translation is MPRSSRTGELQYNPEIEKTARALRKATRERAEASSSSTGHNSVVDFVDSFSETEEINSTMANERTLRELAAPDLNQQPLCITYPTLEVAFELKSGLIHLLPSFHGLPGEDPHKHLKEFHVVCSTMKPQGVTEEQIKLRAFPFSLADKAKDWLYYLPSGSISTWIDMKKHFLKKFFPASRAASIRKDICGIRQFNGETLHEYWERFKQLCASCPHHQIPDQLLIQYFYEGLSQTDRRIIDAASGGSLVNKTPTEARNLISSMAANAQQFGDRQDNTTRRVNEVSNSSIEQRLDCLTSLVEKLAIGQMQQLKTCGICYGSSHPTDMCPTLQDDSTEQANAVGFPGPPQRRYDPYANTYNPGWRDHPNFNYAVRPPGFPQQSQYQPRPQLSQQQPAPKSDWSPNYLESYLSQTIVNPKQNASAITLRSGKELPEPSKKISEQAIKEELEKEGNVSQPRALEQPDFGEKSTQVVTPPPPFPSRLAKSKKQEQEQEILDTFRKVEVNIPLLDAIKQIPRYAKFLKELCTGKKKLKGNEKVHMGENVSAVLQKKLPPKCKDPGMFTVPCKIGNIKIEKAMLDLGASINVMPRSIYNLMNIGPLKETGVIIQLADRSNAYPDGVLEDILVQIDNLIFPADFYVLDMEDDNSNSSPILLGRPFLKTARTKIDVFTGTLTMEFDGDVIKF